The DNA segment CACGCCGCGCATCTCCATCGTGCAGGTCCTGTCCGGTCCGGACGGCCAGCCCAGCGATCAGCCGTCGTTCACCGTGATCGGTGGCGCGGAAGGGTCGTGGGTCGTTGCCCCGACGGACAACGATGACGGTTCGCCGCTGCGCGCGCAGACGACCAGCCGTGGGGAGCTGGGCAGCACGCTGCTCCGCGGATTATGAGGGGGGCTTCGTCGATGTCGTGGCGTGTCGCGGCGGTCGTCCTGGCGCTCGTCGTGGGGATCGGATGGGGGCTCGGCGCCCGGACGACCGACGTAGCGCGAGCGCAGCAGGCGCCCGTCGAGATCTTTTTGACCCAGTTCAACTACGATCCGCCGACCGGGACGTACTACGTGCTGGTCAGCATTAGCGATCCCAGCCGGGTGGGGGATCTCGACCCCAGGCTCCTCGACCTCCAGACGGGCGAGAACGTTCGCTTCGGGGATACGGTACCCGTGACGGGGGCGGAGATGGATTTCCACCTCCCGACCGATCAGCTGCTCCAGGGCCGGAAATACCGGCTCGCGATCCGAGCGTTTCAGCCGGGCACGACGACGTATCTGCGCCGGCCGACCCAGAATCCTTCCGAGGACCCGCTGGTCTTCGCCAGCCAGGAGTTCACCTACAACCCGCCCCAGCTCGCGCCCGTCGCGTTTTCCGTCGACGGCGTGAGCGCGGACTTCCCCCGCCACGTGCTGCGGATAGCCGTGAACCACTCGGACACACAGAAGCCGCTGAGGTACGAGGCGGTCATCGTCGACAAGCTGGGGGGTGTCGTGGGCCGGGTGGCGCAGACGAATCTGGTCGATCAAAACGGCATCGTGGAAGCTCCATTGCCGGTCGCCATGGAACGGACCGACGACGCCGCGGAGTATCACCTCACGTTTCGCCTGTACACCGCCGACAACAACAAGCTGGTCGGCGAGCAGAAGAAGGACTTCATCCTCCCAGCGCCGCCGAACCCGAACATCGTCGAGCGCCTCACCATCGCCCTCGGCGAGTACCCGTGGCTCCGTTGGAGTATCGCCGGCATAGCGGCTGTCCTGGTCATCGCGTATCTCGTGCGCGCCTTCTGGCCGCGGAAGCGCAAGCCGATGCCGCGGCCACAGAACCTCGAGCCCGTGTACCTCCGACCCGCACCGGTGGCGGCGGTTCCCGCCGCGCCCGAGCCTGCGGTGGCGCCATCCGAGGCGTCGATTCGCGCTGAAGCGCCCACCGTCGACGTCGCACCCGCGTCACGCGTGCCGCTCACCGTGGCCGTGGACGAGGGGACGGCGGTGCTCGTCGTGACCACGGAGCCGGCCAAGGGACAGGAGTTCCTGCTGGCCGAGACTACCGCCACGCTGGGCAGGGCCGGCGACAACACCATCGTCATCGCCGATGATTTCGTCTCGCGCCGGCACGCCAAGATCGTGCGGCAGGGCGAACAGTATCTCTGGAGCGATTTCGAAGGTGTGACCCAGCCCTCCACCATCAACGGAGGGGTCGTCAGCGGTTCAGCCGCGCTTCACGACGGCGACCGAATCGAGGTAGGGAAGACGGGCCTCGTCTTCCGCATGGCGCAGACGATTCACGCGGACAACCGTGCCGCCGCTCCATTGCGCGCCCGGGTAGGGGAGCGCTCCGCCGGGTAACAACCGACCGGCAGGCCTGTCCTCGCCCACTGCCCCCGTTGCGTTATGATGCGCGCGCGGCGGCGATGCGCCGTTCCGGGCACGGCCAGGCATGGGAGGATGCGATGATCATCGACGTGGGAGAGCGGCGGTACGAGCTGGTTCAGGGGTGGGGCGAGCTGCCCCCGGGATGGATTTGGGGCCAGGTTGGGGCTGTTGGGGTCGACTCTCAGGACCACGTCCACGTATTCACCCGAACCGACCATCCGTATATGATCTTCGATCGCGATGGCCACCTCATCTGGTCGTGGGGACAGGGCATTTTTGAGGATGCCCACGGCATCTGCATCGCGCCGGACGACAGCGTGTTCCTCGTCGATCGCCTGCCCCAGGTGGTTCTGAAGTTCACCAACGACGGGCGGCACCTCCTATCGGTCGGCAGGCGACACAAGCCCTCCGACACGGGATACACCCCGGAGGACCCGGTGGTGAAATACGCCGGCCCGCCGTTCCATCACCCCACGGACGTGGGGCTCTCGCCGAACGGGGACTTTTACGTTTCCGATGGCTACCGCAATTGCCGGGTGCACAAGTACTCCGCGGACGGCACGCTCCTCTTCTCGTGGGGAGAGCCCGGGGAGGGGCCCGGCCAGTTCCGCCTCGTTCACAGCGTCTGGGAGCACAAGGGGAAGGTGTACGTCGCGGATCGGTCGAACAATCGAATCCAGATCTTTACACCCTCAGGCGAGTTCCTGGGAATCTGGCCGGGCTTTCTCTCCCCCTGCAAGATCTACGTCGACTCGGAGGATGTCATGTACGTCGCCGAGCTGGGCGGGCGGGTGAGCATTCTTGACCTGGAGGGCAACGTCCTCGGCCGCTGGGGCGGCGAGCGGACCCATGAGCCCGGGCTCTTCTGGGGCCCCCACGGGATCTGGGTGGACTCGCAGGGGTCGATCTACGTGTCCGAGGTGCTGGAGGGCGCTCGGCTGCAGAAATTCGCTCGGCGGAGGTAGGCGGTGATGGTAGACGGGTCATCATGAGCGCATCGCTCATCCCGCTGCGGGCAGCGCTCGCAGTCGCGGACCTTCTGGACAATTGCGCGCGGGTTCAGCGCGATCAACACGTGCTGCTTCTGTGTGGAGTCGACGGCCTGCACGGTGGGCGGAACTTGATCGACGAGCAGGCCATCGGGTGGATTCAGTCGGGGATCCAGCAGCGCGGCGCCCACGCCAGCGTGCTCTGGACCGACATGCCGTTGCACCCCGACGTCTACTGGAGCCGAACGTCCGATGCCGTCCCGGCGTGGGACCTGCCGCCCATCGTCAAGGGGGCTATGGCAAGCGCGGACCTCGTGATCAACCACCTCATCGATTACTGGAC comes from the Chloroflexota bacterium genome and includes:
- a CDS encoding FHA domain-containing protein, which codes for MSWRVAAVVLALVVGIGWGLGARTTDVARAQQAPVEIFLTQFNYDPPTGTYYVLVSISDPSRVGDLDPRLLDLQTGENVRFGDTVPVTGAEMDFHLPTDQLLQGRKYRLAIRAFQPGTTTYLRRPTQNPSEDPLVFASQEFTYNPPQLAPVAFSVDGVSADFPRHVLRIAVNHSDTQKPLRYEAVIVDKLGGVVGRVAQTNLVDQNGIVEAPLPVAMERTDDAAEYHLTFRLYTADNNKLVGEQKKDFILPAPPNPNIVERLTIALGEYPWLRWSIAGIAAVLVIAYLVRAFWPRKRKPMPRPQNLEPVYLRPAPVAAVPAAPEPAVAPSEASIRAEAPTVDVAPASRVPLTVAVDEGTAVLVVTTEPAKGQEFLLAETTATLGRAGDNTIVIADDFVSRRHAKIVRQGEQYLWSDFEGVTQPSTINGGVVSGSAALHDGDRIEVGKTGLVFRMAQTIHADNRAAAPLRARVGERSAG
- a CDS encoding peptidyl-alpha-hydroxyglycine alpha-amidating lyase family protein; amino-acid sequence: MIIDVGERRYELVQGWGELPPGWIWGQVGAVGVDSQDHVHVFTRTDHPYMIFDRDGHLIWSWGQGIFEDAHGICIAPDDSVFLVDRLPQVVLKFTNDGRHLLSVGRRHKPSDTGYTPEDPVVKYAGPPFHHPTDVGLSPNGDFYVSDGYRNCRVHKYSADGTLLFSWGEPGEGPGQFRLVHSVWEHKGKVYVADRSNNRIQIFTPSGEFLGIWPGFLSPCKIYVDSEDVMYVAELGGRVSILDLEGNVLGRWGGERTHEPGLFWGPHGIWVDSQGSIYVSEVLEGARLQKFARRR